In Torulaspora delbrueckii CBS 1146 chromosome 1, complete genome, one genomic interval encodes:
- the TVP18 gene encoding Tvp18p (similar to Saccharomyces cerevisiae TVP18 (YMR071C); ancestral locus Anc_2.534), with protein sequence MALGVRQFINVAGIVKDLKSFNFSLYGRWFGYINIFLCIALGIANLFHVSAVIAFGIVAIVQGLIILFVEIPFLLKICPLSDNFIEFIKRFETNGYRTLFYVVMAVIQWCSIAVQATSLIVVAVGLTISACSYAVALTKHQEFQNTHILKDPTSDDFPHEAVVREML encoded by the coding sequence ATGGCATTGGGTGTAAGACAGTTCATCAACGTTGCTGGAATCgttaaagatttgaaaagtttcaatttcagtCTCTATGGTCGTTGGTTCGGATACATCAACATCTTTCTATGCATTGCCCTTGGAATCGCCAACTTGTTCCACGTCAGCGCAGTGATCGCATTTGGAATTGTTGCCATCGTGCAAGGATTGATCATTCTATTTGTGGAAATTCCCTTCCTACTCAAGATCTGCCCACTAAGcgataatttcatcgaattcATCAAGAGGTTTGAAACCAATGGTTACCGTACTTTATTCTATGTTGTAATGGCAGTGATTCAATGGTGTTCCATAGCCGTCCAGGCCACTTCCCTTATCGTCGTAGCAGTCGGACTAACTATCAGCGCGTGTTCCTACGCGGTCGCACTGACAAAACACCAGGAATTCCAAAACACACATATACTCAAGGACCCCACAAGCGACGACTTCCCACACGAAGCAGTGGTAAGAGAAATGCTGTGA